In Coturnix japonica isolate 7356 chromosome 9, Coturnix japonica 2.1, whole genome shotgun sequence, a single window of DNA contains:
- the ZBTB38 gene encoding zinc finger and BTB domain-containing protein 38 isoform X2: MPSPVSAVEQNAALRQLDADEWSSLLGRAGWKQNRGCLQSMLLGWNGAECNAVMACCHRESMTVMSHSKDLKDDFHSDTVLSILNEQRIRGILCDVTIIVEDTKFKAHSNVLAASSLYFKNIFWSRTICISGHVLELDDLKAEVFTEILNYIYSSTVVVKRQETVTDLAAAGKKLGISFLEDLTDVNFSSSPCPYAYCVSEKGSVKEEKHEKRHEDSAVTNGPRITNAFSIFETENSLFSPLDLRANFKKVSETAQTTNVSLDRSNTCKDAEPGSTLAEHSYAVSSGGDTFQAAPRIEQESSSSYSAGEDHYENLRATPLIQPVKQACSTTPKAAFKSQGTGSAVAKVPASAVANAEAQPETANDQRIISIPKPQNKAGDLHLSREEENTSANISGSVTTVVTPAYSCNCCAKSFSDRALLSTHLQLHSEHQETFICKYCSKQFANLNILESHEQVCVRSSSLSVHSGNEQNFSDNYTATDGRNESSYANTEPLLSENSITDYSNANCALPETDHLVKVVDGQILYTCIVCKRSYVTLSSLRRHANVHSWRRTYPCHYCNKVFALAEYRTRHEIWHTGERRYQCIFCLETFMTYYILKNHQKSFHAIDHRLSVSKKTANGGLKPSVYPYKLYRLLPMKCRRLPYKSYRNSTYENVQTSSQVNETASSNCFIQSSISSELPPLNFQSNILTNNRTLVLDTSSCNDTASSTNPQNSSSWGVGILNSDLQRDLFTADKRVPTAAKDSGSHEYDSSVVSLTNVKENSTSVISYSSSAPSVIMHSSRVSSVIMHSKTITSVENSKTESSNSVPSQPASEDCKYGSDNYGKCITKSKPIKEKKKAVLCNKAEAAEDMEHIQGSGGSSSKTTNTSEESSKTETYIAKPALPGTSTDSNVAPLCQITVKIGNEAIVKRHILGSKLFCKRGRKSKHESKQDNLNEESEMEIKEKSPSRLYSSECLEMTEMCDDVSDQDSSDKPWRPYYNYKPKKKSKQLRKMKKTKWRKKHGNRNTIMESHSTCSREYVLRSTPEDKAVSQEENTEMPSLHCELCEGDQNSTTETQEHVHWHVSTSKPYICELCQKQFQSPSTLKMHMRCHTGEKPFTCKTCGKCFSVPGNLQKHERIHLGIKDFVCQYCNKAFTLNETLKIHERIHTGEKRYHCQFCLQSFLYLSTKRNHEQRHIREHNGKGYACFQCPKICKTAAALGMHQKKHLFKSTGPQDRKEQFCNESAQLLENQHFLGSEGSEGKTIQNVTPEVVL, from the coding sequence ATGACAGTCATGTCCCATTCAAAGGATCTCAAGGACGACTTCCATAGTGACACTGTACTCTCTATTTTAAATGAGCAGCGCATTAGGGGTATTTTATGTGATGTCACCATAATTGTGGAAGACACCAAATTTAAAGCCCACAGTAATGTGCTAGCAGCTTCAAgtctttactttaaaaacatattttggagTCGTACTATCTGTATTTCGGGTCATGTactggaattagatgatctcaAAGCTGAAGTGtttacagaaatactgaactACATCTACAGCTCCACAGTGGTTGTTAAGAGGCAGGAGACTGTAACAGACCTTGCAGCTGCAGGGAAAAAGCTGGGAATATCATTTCTTGAAGATCTTACAGATGTTAATTTTTCAAGCTCCCCCTGCCCTTATGCATACTGTGTTAGTGAGAAGGGGTCtgtcaaagaggaaaaacatgaaaagagaCACGAAGACTCTGCAGTGACAAATGGACCACGAATTACAAATGCATTCTCaatttttgaaacagaaaatagtttgttttctcCACTTGATTTGAGGGCAAACTTTAAAAAGGTATCCGAGACAGCACAAACCACCAACGTCAGCCTTGACAGAAGCAACACTTGCAAAGATGCAGAGCCAGGCAGTACATTGGCAGAGCACTCCTACGCCGTTTCTTCAGGGGGAGATACTTTTCAAGCAGCGCCTCGCATTGAACAGGAAAGCAGCTCTTCATACAGTGCAGGTGAAGACCACTATGAAAATCTCCGAGCTACACCACTCATTCAGCCAGTAAAACAAGCATGTAGTACTACTCCTAAAGCAGCCTTCAAGTCCCAGGGTACTGGTTCGGCTGTAGCAAAAGTACCAGCCTCTGCGGTAGCCAATGCAGAAGCCCAGCCTGAAACAGCTAATGATCAGAGAATTATTTCCATTCCAAAACCTCAGAATAAAGCAGGAGATCTCCATTTgtccagagaagaagaaaacacatctgCTAATATCTCTGGATCTGTGACAACTGTTGTTACACCTGCTTACAGCTGTAACTGCTGTGCAAAATCATTCAGTGACAGGGCGTTACTCAGTACTCATCTTCAACTCCATTCAGAGCATCAAGAAACTTTCATATGCAAATACTGCAGCAAACAATTTGCAAATCTAAATATACTGGAAAGTCACGAACAAGTCTGTGTGAGATCAAGTAGCTTATCTGTTCACAGTGGGAATGAACAAAATTTTTCAGATAATTATACTGCTACGGATGGAAGGAATGAGAGTTCATATGCAAACACGGAGCCTCTATTGTCTGAAAACAGCATAACTGATTATTCTAATGCAAACTGCGCTTTACCAGAAACGGATCACTTGGTTAAAGTTGTTGATGGGCAGATATTATACACTTGCATAGTTTGCAAACGTAGTTATGTAACACTGTCGAGCCTTCGAAGACATGCAAATGTGCATTCATGGAGAAGAACGTACCCGTGTCACTACTGCAACAAGGTATTTGCATTAGCTGAGTATCGCACAAGACACGAGATCTGGCACACTGGAGAAAGGCGGTATCAGTGCATTTTCTGCCTAGAGACTTTCATGACTTACTATATACTAAAAAATCATCAGAAATCTTTCCATGCAATTGACCATCGTCTCTCAGTAAGTAAGAAGACTGCCAATGGAGGCTTAAAACCAAGTGTGTACCCATACAAACTTTACCGACTTCTGCCCATGAAGTGCAGGCGACTACCGTATAAGTCCTACCGAAATTCTACGTATGAAAACGTTCAAACAAGTAGCCAAGTTAACGAAACTGCTTCTAGTAACTGCTTCATTCAGAGTTCAATTAGTTCTGAGCTGCCGCCACTGAATTTTCAAAGTAATATATTAACAAACAACAGAACTCTTGTATTGGACACTTCTTCATGTAATGATACAGCATCTTCCACTAATCCTCAGAACTCTTCCTCCTGGGGAGTAGGTATCTTAAATTCTGATCTGCAAAGAGACTTATTCACAGCTGACAAAAGAGTTCCCACTGCTGCAAAAGACTCTGGTTCTCACGAGTATGATTCCTCAGTCGTGTCTTTAActaatgtgaaagaaaattcaacCTCTGTAATCAGTTACAGCAGTTCTGCACCCTCTGTTATAATGCACAGTAGCAGAGTTTCATCAGTAATAATGCACAGTAAAACAATCACTTCTGTAGAAAACAGTAAGACAGAATCGTCTAATAGTGTACCTAGTCAACCTGCAAGTGAAGATTGTAAGTATGGGTCAGATAACTATGGAAAATGTATTACAAAATCAAAACctattaaggagaaaaagaaagcagtgctgtgcaacaaagcagaagcagctgaggatATGGAGCACATCCAAGGATCTGGAGGTTCATCTAGCAAAACCACTAATACTTCTGAAGAGTCGAGTAAAACTGAGACTTACATTGCAAAGCCTGCCTTACCTGGAACATCTACTGACAGCAATGTTGCTCCTCTTTGtcaaataacagtaaaaattgGTAATGAGGCTATTGTTAAAAGGCATATATTAGGATCTAAGCTATTCTGTAAAAGGGGACGAAAATCTAAGCACGAGTCCAAACAGGACAATCTAAATGAGGAGTCAGAAATggagataaaagagaaaagcccGTCTAGGCTGTATAGCTCAGAATGCTTGGAGATGACAGAAATGTGTGATGATGTAAGTGATCAGGACTCCAGTGATAAGCCCTGGAGACCGTATTACAATTACAAACCCAAAAAGAAGTCTAAACagctaagaaaaatgaagaagacCAAATGGAGGAAAAAGCACGGAAACAGGAACACCATTATGGAAAGTCACAGTACGTGCAGTCGAGAGTATGTGCTCAGGAGCACTCCTGAAGACAAGGCAGTTAGTCAAGAGGAGAACACAGAAATGCCCAGTCTTCATTGTGAGCTCTGTGAAGGAGATCAAAACTCCACTACAGAAACTCAAGAACATGTACATTGGCACGTATCTACTTCAAAGCCTTACATTTGTGAATTATGCCAAAAACAATTTCAAAGTCCATccacattaaaaatgcatatgagGTGTCACACAGGGGAAAAGCCCTTCACCTGCAAAACGTGCGGTAAATGTTTTTCAGTCCCTGGAAATTTACAGAAACACGAACGTATTCACCTGGGCATCAAAGACTTTGTCTGTCAGTACTGTAATAAGGCATTCACTTTAAATGAAACACTCAAAATACATGAAAGAATTCATACTGGAGAAAAACGCTACCACTGTCAGTTCTGCTTGCAGAGTTTCCTCTATCTTTCTACCAAAAGGAACCATGAGCAAAGACATATACGTGAGCATAATGGAAAAGGATATGCTTGTTTTCAGTGCCCCAAAATCTGCaagacagcagctgctctgggaaTGCACCAGAAGAAACATCTATTCAAAAGTACAGGTCCACAGGACAGAAAAGAGCAGTTCTGCAATGAAAGCGCTCAGCTGTTGGAAAATCAGCATTTCCTTGGCTCAGAAGGAAGTGAAGGGAAAACCATACAAAATGTAACTCCAGAAGTTGTACTCTGA
- the ZBTB38 gene encoding zinc finger and BTB domain-containing protein 38 isoform X1, translating to MTVMSHSKDLKDDFHSDTVLSILNEQRIRGILCDVTIIVEDTKFKAHSNVLAASSLYFKNIFWSRTICISGHVLELDDLKAEVFTEILNYIYSSTVVVKRQETVTDLAAAGKKLGISFLEDLTDVNFSSSPCPYAYCVSEKGSVKEEKHEKRHEDSAVTNGPRITNAFSIFETENSLFSPLDLRANFKKVSETAQTTNVSLDRSNTCKDAEPGSTLAEHSYAVSSGGDTFQAAPRIEQESSSSYSAGEDHYENLRATPLIQPVKQACSTTPKAAFKSQGTGSAVAKVPASAVANAEAQPETANDQRIISIPKPQNKAGDLHLSREEENTSANISGSVTTVVTPAYSCNCCAKSFSDRALLSTHLQLHSEHQETFICKYCSKQFANLNILESHEQVCVRSSSLSVHSGNEQNFSDNYTATDGRNESSYANTEPLLSENSITDYSNANCALPETDHLVKVVDGQILYTCIVCKRSYVTLSSLRRHANVHSWRRTYPCHYCNKVFALAEYRTRHEIWHTGERRYQCIFCLETFMTYYILKNHQKSFHAIDHRLSVSKKTANGGLKPSVYPYKLYRLLPMKCRRLPYKSYRNSTYENVQTSSQVNETASSNCFIQSSISSELPPLNFQSNILTNNRTLVLDTSSCNDTASSTNPQNSSSWGVGILNSDLQRDLFTADKRVPTAAKDSGSHEYDSSVVSLTNVKENSTSVISYSSSAPSVIMHSSRVSSVIMHSKTITSVENSKTESSNSVPSQPASEDCKYGSDNYGKCITKSKPIKEKKKAVLCNKAEAAEDMEHIQGSGGSSSKTTNTSEESSKTETYIAKPALPGTSTDSNVAPLCQITVKIGNEAIVKRHILGSKLFCKRGRKSKHESKQDNLNEESEMEIKEKSPSRLYSSECLEMTEMCDDVSDQDSSDKPWRPYYNYKPKKKSKQLRKMKKTKWRKKHGNRNTIMESHSTCSREYVLRSTPEDKAVSQEENTEMPSLHCELCEGDQNSTTETQEHVHWHVSTSKPYICELCQKQFQSPSTLKMHMRCHTGEKPFTCKTCGKCFSVPGNLQKHERIHLGIKDFVCQYCNKAFTLNETLKIHERIHTGEKRYHCQFCLQSFLYLSTKRNHEQRHIREHNGKGYACFQCPKICKTAAALGMHQKKHLFKSTGPQDRKEQFCNESAQLLENQHFLGSEGSEGKTIQNVTPEVVL from the coding sequence ATGACAGTCATGTCCCATTCAAAGGATCTCAAGGACGACTTCCATAGTGACACTGTACTCTCTATTTTAAATGAGCAGCGCATTAGGGGTATTTTATGTGATGTCACCATAATTGTGGAAGACACCAAATTTAAAGCCCACAGTAATGTGCTAGCAGCTTCAAgtctttactttaaaaacatattttggagTCGTACTATCTGTATTTCGGGTCATGTactggaattagatgatctcaAAGCTGAAGTGtttacagaaatactgaactACATCTACAGCTCCACAGTGGTTGTTAAGAGGCAGGAGACTGTAACAGACCTTGCAGCTGCAGGGAAAAAGCTGGGAATATCATTTCTTGAAGATCTTACAGATGTTAATTTTTCAAGCTCCCCCTGCCCTTATGCATACTGTGTTAGTGAGAAGGGGTCtgtcaaagaggaaaaacatgaaaagagaCACGAAGACTCTGCAGTGACAAATGGACCACGAATTACAAATGCATTCTCaatttttgaaacagaaaatagtttgttttctcCACTTGATTTGAGGGCAAACTTTAAAAAGGTATCCGAGACAGCACAAACCACCAACGTCAGCCTTGACAGAAGCAACACTTGCAAAGATGCAGAGCCAGGCAGTACATTGGCAGAGCACTCCTACGCCGTTTCTTCAGGGGGAGATACTTTTCAAGCAGCGCCTCGCATTGAACAGGAAAGCAGCTCTTCATACAGTGCAGGTGAAGACCACTATGAAAATCTCCGAGCTACACCACTCATTCAGCCAGTAAAACAAGCATGTAGTACTACTCCTAAAGCAGCCTTCAAGTCCCAGGGTACTGGTTCGGCTGTAGCAAAAGTACCAGCCTCTGCGGTAGCCAATGCAGAAGCCCAGCCTGAAACAGCTAATGATCAGAGAATTATTTCCATTCCAAAACCTCAGAATAAAGCAGGAGATCTCCATTTgtccagagaagaagaaaacacatctgCTAATATCTCTGGATCTGTGACAACTGTTGTTACACCTGCTTACAGCTGTAACTGCTGTGCAAAATCATTCAGTGACAGGGCGTTACTCAGTACTCATCTTCAACTCCATTCAGAGCATCAAGAAACTTTCATATGCAAATACTGCAGCAAACAATTTGCAAATCTAAATATACTGGAAAGTCACGAACAAGTCTGTGTGAGATCAAGTAGCTTATCTGTTCACAGTGGGAATGAACAAAATTTTTCAGATAATTATACTGCTACGGATGGAAGGAATGAGAGTTCATATGCAAACACGGAGCCTCTATTGTCTGAAAACAGCATAACTGATTATTCTAATGCAAACTGCGCTTTACCAGAAACGGATCACTTGGTTAAAGTTGTTGATGGGCAGATATTATACACTTGCATAGTTTGCAAACGTAGTTATGTAACACTGTCGAGCCTTCGAAGACATGCAAATGTGCATTCATGGAGAAGAACGTACCCGTGTCACTACTGCAACAAGGTATTTGCATTAGCTGAGTATCGCACAAGACACGAGATCTGGCACACTGGAGAAAGGCGGTATCAGTGCATTTTCTGCCTAGAGACTTTCATGACTTACTATATACTAAAAAATCATCAGAAATCTTTCCATGCAATTGACCATCGTCTCTCAGTAAGTAAGAAGACTGCCAATGGAGGCTTAAAACCAAGTGTGTACCCATACAAACTTTACCGACTTCTGCCCATGAAGTGCAGGCGACTACCGTATAAGTCCTACCGAAATTCTACGTATGAAAACGTTCAAACAAGTAGCCAAGTTAACGAAACTGCTTCTAGTAACTGCTTCATTCAGAGTTCAATTAGTTCTGAGCTGCCGCCACTGAATTTTCAAAGTAATATATTAACAAACAACAGAACTCTTGTATTGGACACTTCTTCATGTAATGATACAGCATCTTCCACTAATCCTCAGAACTCTTCCTCCTGGGGAGTAGGTATCTTAAATTCTGATCTGCAAAGAGACTTATTCACAGCTGACAAAAGAGTTCCCACTGCTGCAAAAGACTCTGGTTCTCACGAGTATGATTCCTCAGTCGTGTCTTTAActaatgtgaaagaaaattcaacCTCTGTAATCAGTTACAGCAGTTCTGCACCCTCTGTTATAATGCACAGTAGCAGAGTTTCATCAGTAATAATGCACAGTAAAACAATCACTTCTGTAGAAAACAGTAAGACAGAATCGTCTAATAGTGTACCTAGTCAACCTGCAAGTGAAGATTGTAAGTATGGGTCAGATAACTATGGAAAATGTATTACAAAATCAAAACctattaaggagaaaaagaaagcagtgctgtgcaacaaagcagaagcagctgaggatATGGAGCACATCCAAGGATCTGGAGGTTCATCTAGCAAAACCACTAATACTTCTGAAGAGTCGAGTAAAACTGAGACTTACATTGCAAAGCCTGCCTTACCTGGAACATCTACTGACAGCAATGTTGCTCCTCTTTGtcaaataacagtaaaaattgGTAATGAGGCTATTGTTAAAAGGCATATATTAGGATCTAAGCTATTCTGTAAAAGGGGACGAAAATCTAAGCACGAGTCCAAACAGGACAATCTAAATGAGGAGTCAGAAATggagataaaagagaaaagcccGTCTAGGCTGTATAGCTCAGAATGCTTGGAGATGACAGAAATGTGTGATGATGTAAGTGATCAGGACTCCAGTGATAAGCCCTGGAGACCGTATTACAATTACAAACCCAAAAAGAAGTCTAAACagctaagaaaaatgaagaagacCAAATGGAGGAAAAAGCACGGAAACAGGAACACCATTATGGAAAGTCACAGTACGTGCAGTCGAGAGTATGTGCTCAGGAGCACTCCTGAAGACAAGGCAGTTAGTCAAGAGGAGAACACAGAAATGCCCAGTCTTCATTGTGAGCTCTGTGAAGGAGATCAAAACTCCACTACAGAAACTCAAGAACATGTACATTGGCACGTATCTACTTCAAAGCCTTACATTTGTGAATTATGCCAAAAACAATTTCAAAGTCCATccacattaaaaatgcatatgagGTGTCACACAGGGGAAAAGCCCTTCACCTGCAAAACGTGCGGTAAATGTTTTTCAGTCCCTGGAAATTTACAGAAACACGAACGTATTCACCTGGGCATCAAAGACTTTGTCTGTCAGTACTGTAATAAGGCATTCACTTTAAATGAAACACTCAAAATACATGAAAGAATTCATACTGGAGAAAAACGCTACCACTGTCAGTTCTGCTTGCAGAGTTTCCTCTATCTTTCTACCAAAAGGAACCATGAGCAAAGACATATACGTGAGCATAATGGAAAAGGATATGCTTGTTTTCAGTGCCCCAAAATCTGCaagacagcagctgctctgggaaTGCACCAGAAGAAACATCTATTCAAAAGTACAGGTCCACAGGACAGAAAAGAGCAGTTCTGCAATGAAAGCGCTCAGCTGTTGGAAAATCAGCATTTCCTTGGCTCAGAAGGAAGTGAAGGGAAAACCATACAAAATGTAACTCCAGAAGTTGTACTCTGA